A window of the Flavobacterium sangjuense genome harbors these coding sequences:
- a CDS encoding MATE family efflux transporter, with product MSGLYKGVSGLSLFISIPILISYLGDTDYGLWVLVFALFQWVLLMDFGLASVLKTKVPILIHENRQDLLKSYLKSTYKITAYIALFLFVFFLVLIFIIDLKTFLKIPVHSSMFVKKLFVINMFFFCLNFLFNVHKSLFVAFLKGKYAEQSIAVNQILFLASLGVLILIAPNIPSEDKLMIITLLNGLSCFLVNFLYTLFFFYKEELNLKTTVKTSKEFLKEIIVLGTKYMIIQVGLLFVFSSDNYILSSVFGPKDIVPYEIVNKYFQFPIMIMLATLSPLWSMFAKNYVQNKKAVLLASFKRFNLLFIIMFLFIALISLICPFVISIWIKDKITLPSGLILYTAIATLFRVFVTFYTFFLNGIGKLNKYIILLLLSVFLKIPLSYLFIHLNFGINSVVISTVIILLIWVVFIPLECYNIIKKIPSDE from the coding sequence ATGAGTGGCTTATACAAGGGTGTTTCCGGTCTTTCCTTATTTATTTCGATACCAATTTTAATCAGTTATCTGGGAGATACCGACTATGGTTTATGGGTATTGGTTTTTGCACTTTTTCAATGGGTTTTATTAATGGATTTTGGGCTGGCAAGTGTTTTAAAAACTAAGGTGCCAATTCTAATTCATGAAAACAGGCAGGATTTGCTTAAAAGCTATTTAAAGTCAACCTATAAAATAACCGCTTACATTGCTCTGTTTTTATTTGTCTTTTTTTTGGTATTGATTTTTATCATTGATTTAAAGACTTTTCTGAAAATACCCGTTCACTCCTCAATGTTTGTCAAAAAGCTATTTGTGATTAACATGTTCTTTTTTTGTTTAAACTTTTTATTCAATGTCCATAAATCATTGTTTGTGGCTTTCTTAAAAGGAAAATATGCAGAACAGTCCATTGCTGTAAATCAAATCTTGTTTTTAGCTTCACTTGGGGTTTTAATACTAATCGCTCCAAATATTCCCAGCGAAGACAAACTGATGATTATTACTTTATTGAATGGTTTATCCTGTTTTTTAGTAAACTTTTTATATACTTTATTTTTCTTTTACAAAGAGGAACTAAACTTAAAGACTACGGTTAAAACTTCGAAAGAATTTTTAAAAGAAATTATTGTTCTTGGAACAAAATACATGATAATTCAAGTTGGTTTGCTGTTTGTTTTTTCTTCAGATAATTATATTCTTTCCAGTGTTTTTGGGCCAAAAGATATTGTGCCTTATGAGATCGTGAATAAGTATTTCCAGTTTCCGATAATGATTATGCTTGCAACACTTTCCCCATTATGGTCAATGTTTGCTAAAAATTATGTGCAGAATAAGAAAGCAGTATTACTTGCTTCATTCAAAAGATTTAATCTTTTATTCATAATCATGTTTTTGTTTATTGCGCTCATCTCACTGATATGTCCCTTTGTCATTTCAATTTGGATAAAAGATAAAATTACGTTGCCGAGTGGATTGATATTATATACTGCAATAGCAACCCTTTTTCGGGTTTTTGTTACCTTTTATACATTCTTCTTAAATGGAATTGGTAAATTAAACAAGTATATTATACTTCTACTTTTAAGTGTGTTTTTAAAAATTCCGTTATCCTATCTTTTTATACATCTTAATTTTGGTATTAATAGCGTTGTTATCTCTACGGTTATTATATTACTAATTTGGGTAGTCTTTATACCTCTTGAATGTTACAACATAATTAAAAAAATACCCTCAGATGAATAA
- a CDS encoding O-antigen ligase family protein: MKISIKDYLLYSSVFAIFTEAFFFNFIIDWKLLYLIIFVNYILLFKIKQVVLNKYFALLLLFFFLHGLITYTIIWIPYNYMLSQILGIGIVGVYYYNFTSLYKPAEIVKVYVKMCLYVAIIGYVFYFMGLNYADGRLNSIFKEPAHYVIVVIPAFYYYFKEKKYIPFLLIFGTVILSGSSLGYVGCGLLLIIPNLTPKRIRYLFGMLPIVVLLFYFAYNELPFFKLRVDDTYRSLNVINTGKFDKDTNLSSYVLISNIFIAKENVTDHPLGSGIGSHHYMHTQRYLKEMRPPEYLRKQGRHVDNSFDANSLFTRIVSEFGLIGFILIIYVLLIGVKCYESPTLYMAQGIYIYFLLKLFRDGHYFPPELFFFIWLFYFSFKEYKAQKLNSDNQS; encoded by the coding sequence ATGAAAATTTCAATAAAAGACTATCTTTTATATTCCTCTGTATTTGCAATATTTACCGAAGCTTTCTTTTTCAATTTTATTATTGATTGGAAATTATTATATCTAATTATTTTCGTTAATTATATTTTATTATTTAAGATTAAACAAGTAGTTTTAAATAAGTACTTTGCTCTTTTACTGCTGTTCTTTTTCCTTCACGGACTTATTACTTATACTATTATCTGGATTCCTTATAATTACATGCTTTCTCAAATTCTGGGAATAGGTATAGTAGGTGTTTACTATTACAACTTTACATCTTTATACAAGCCTGCTGAAATAGTTAAGGTGTATGTTAAAATGTGTCTGTATGTGGCAATCATCGGATATGTCTTTTACTTCATGGGATTAAATTATGCTGACGGCAGATTAAACAGCATTTTTAAAGAACCTGCACATTACGTTATAGTTGTAATACCAGCCTTTTATTATTATTTTAAAGAAAAAAAATATATCCCTTTTCTATTAATTTTCGGAACCGTTATTTTGTCTGGTTCTTCCCTTGGTTATGTAGGTTGCGGGCTTTTATTAATAATTCCGAATTTAACCCCAAAAAGGATCAGATATCTTTTTGGCATGCTCCCAATTGTAGTTCTGTTATTTTATTTTGCATATAATGAATTGCCATTTTTTAAGCTAAGGGTTGATGACACATATCGTTCGTTGAATGTTATCAATACAGGAAAGTTTGACAAAGACACGAACTTAAGTTCTTATGTTTTGATTAGTAACATTTTCATTGCCAAAGAAAATGTAACGGATCATCCTTTAGGTAGTGGAATTGGAAGTCATCACTATATGCATACCCAGCGCTATCTAAAAGAAATGAGGCCTCCTGAATATTTAAGAAAACAAGGGCGCCACGTTGATAATTCTTTTGATGCTAACTCATTATTCACAAGGATTGTTTCAGAATTTGGGCTCATCGGATTTATATTGATTATTTACGTTCTTTTAATTGGCGTAAAATGCTACGAATCCCCCACCTTGTATATGGCTCAGGGAATATATATTTACTTCCTGTTAAAATTATTCCGGGACGGGCATTATTTCCCGCCGGAATTATTCTTTTTCATCTGGCTTTTTTATTTTTCTTTTAAGGAATATAAAGCCCAGAAACTTAATAGTGACAATCAATCCTAA
- a CDS encoding FkbM family methyltransferase, with protein MKYQTLIKQIFIVGKSKWFLYFLRGKIFSFSSFEIVTNLKRTVPNLDYIIDVGANSGQFSKVASFHFPNAIMHVFEPLPNLYPKIEKMFKGKENITTHNLALGNESGTIKFNQNEFGHISSVLNISTDNVHYPKGNGLSQIDVEIKTLDSLSLFDEMEKGTSLLKLDVQGYELEVLKGGEKTLNNLDYILIEANLEQLYVNQPTFTQVNNYLNSKGFELSDMLDFNLGAKNKYIEIDLLYKKVQG; from the coding sequence ATGAAATACCAGACCTTAATAAAACAGATATTCATTGTTGGAAAATCAAAATGGTTTCTCTATTTTCTTAGAGGAAAAATATTTTCTTTTTCATCATTTGAAATCGTTACTAATTTAAAGAGAACGGTACCTAATTTAGATTATATTATTGATGTAGGGGCTAATTCAGGACAATTCTCAAAGGTGGCCAGTTTTCATTTTCCAAATGCAATAATGCATGTTTTTGAACCGCTTCCAAACCTTTATCCAAAAATTGAAAAGATGTTTAAAGGGAAAGAAAATATAACCACTCACAATTTAGCATTAGGCAACGAATCGGGAACAATAAAGTTCAACCAAAATGAGTTTGGCCACATCAGTTCTGTATTAAATATTAGTACAGATAACGTTCATTATCCAAAAGGGAATGGTTTGAGTCAGATAGATGTTGAGATAAAAACCTTAGATTCACTTTCATTGTTTGATGAGATGGAGAAAGGAACGTCGCTGTTAAAATTGGATGTTCAGGGTTATGAACTGGAAGTTCTGAAAGGAGGAGAAAAAACGCTTAATAATCTCGATTACATTTTGATTGAAGCCAATTTGGAACAGCTTTATGTCAATCAGCCTACATTTACTCAGGTCAATAATTATCTAAACAGTAAAGGTTTTGAGCTGTCTGACATGCTTGATTTTAACTTGGGAGCAAAAAACAAGTATATCGAAATTGATTTATTGTATAAAAAAGTTCAAGGATAA
- a CDS encoding glycosyltransferase, whose product MKKIYHIAESVTLESGGVRTVLENLNNYLNANGKFSSNILANQIEDADPHHHFPSNKFKFWGYSSDLESFLKSNIKPEDLIHLHGVFMHAQYATSKFANKSNMPYVITPHGMLEPWHLKDKQVKKKVYMALLLNSILAKAKIIHAITPFEKENLYKLTKHKNIIEIPNFIKYSDLPKIKAYNPDEEYLLFLSRLHPKKGLDILIESMGKIEDKKIKLKIVGSENSYSDALKKIVQKAGLENRIEFLGGVFGDKKFELFANAKVFVAPSYSEAIGMVNLEAAACKTPVITTFNTGISPEWNTNGGIMINPTLEELTHAINSVTNWSNEERFSRGENLSNFVLNKYSWEKRGYLWNDLYSSL is encoded by the coding sequence GTGAAGAAAATATATCATATTGCAGAAAGTGTAACATTGGAAAGCGGTGGTGTCAGAACCGTTTTGGAAAATCTTAATAACTATCTCAATGCCAATGGAAAATTCTCCTCAAATATTTTGGCAAATCAAATTGAAGATGCAGATCCTCACCATCATTTTCCTTCAAATAAATTTAAGTTCTGGGGATATTCATCCGACTTGGAATCTTTCCTAAAGTCTAACATAAAACCTGAAGATTTAATTCATTTACACGGCGTATTTATGCATGCTCAATATGCTACGAGCAAGTTTGCTAATAAAAGCAATATGCCATATGTGATTACCCCGCACGGAATGTTAGAGCCTTGGCACCTGAAAGACAAGCAAGTCAAGAAGAAAGTGTATATGGCTTTACTTCTCAATTCAATCTTAGCTAAGGCAAAAATAATCCATGCCATTACGCCTTTTGAAAAAGAAAATCTCTATAAACTGACCAAGCACAAGAATATAATTGAAATTCCTAATTTCATCAAATATTCTGATTTACCTAAAATTAAAGCTTATAATCCAGATGAGGAATACCTTCTCTTTTTAAGCAGGCTGCATCCTAAAAAAGGACTAGATATCTTAATCGAGTCTATGGGTAAGATTGAAGACAAAAAAATAAAACTAAAAATTGTCGGGTCTGAAAATAGTTACTCAGATGCTTTGAAAAAAATAGTTCAAAAAGCTGGGCTCGAAAACCGTATTGAATTTTTAGGCGGCGTTTTTGGTGATAAAAAGTTTGAACTATTTGCAAACGCAAAAGTATTTGTCGCACCTTCTTATTCTGAAGCAATAGGTATGGTAAATTTAGAAGCGGCAGCATGTAAAACGCCTGTAATTACTACTTTTAATACCGGTATAAGCCCAGAGTGGAACACAAATGGCGGAATTATGATAAATCCAACTTTAGAAGAACTGACTCATGCTATCAATTCGGTAACAAATTGGTCAAACGAAGAAAGATTTTCTCGTGGAGAAAATCTTTCAAATTTTGTATTAAATAAATACAGCTGGGAAAAAAGAGGTTATTTATGGAACGATCTTTATTCCTCGTTGTAA
- a CDS encoding FkbM family methyltransferase: MNNFLYKNKRFLLIIKRKFNAFIGLEIIKYPTPELDRRIKLLKHYNINVIIDVGANIGQYGSDMRNIGYKGRIISFEPTYEAFEKLCKTSKNDPNWEIHHCSLGERDGKATINISKNSVSSSLLESLPELKQGGPNTSFIKKEEVDIKKLDSIFDTLNVEGQNIYLKMDTQGYESYILDGAKESLKKILGIQLEMSLIPSYEGAMTFLEMTSKLNSLDFKLATIESGVYENVSGKLMEVDGVFYK, encoded by the coding sequence ATGAATAATTTCTTATACAAAAACAAGCGTTTTTTACTTATAATTAAACGTAAATTTAATGCTTTCATAGGGTTAGAAATTATCAAATACCCAACTCCTGAGTTGGATCGAAGAATAAAATTACTAAAACACTATAATATCAATGTAATTATAGATGTGGGTGCCAATATTGGTCAATATGGAAGCGATATGAGGAACATTGGATACAAAGGCCGTATTATTTCCTTCGAGCCAACATATGAAGCGTTTGAAAAACTGTGTAAAACTTCAAAAAACGATCCTAACTGGGAAATTCACCATTGTTCATTAGGCGAGCGCGATGGAAAAGCAACTATCAATATTTCTAAAAACTCCGTGAGTAGTTCTTTATTGGAAAGTTTACCTGAATTAAAACAAGGGGGGCCAAACACTTCTTTTATAAAAAAAGAGGAAGTTGATATTAAAAAACTAGACTCAATCTTCGACACTCTGAACGTTGAGGGTCAAAATATTTATCTGAAAATGGATACCCAGGGTTATGAAAGCTATATTTTGGATGGTGCTAAAGAGTCCCTTAAAAAAATCTTAGGGATTCAACTGGAAATGTCACTAATTCCTTCCTATGAAGGCGCAATGACTTTTCTGGAGATGACATCAAAATTAAACAGTCTTGATTTTAAGCTTGCAACTATTGAAAGTGGCGTCTATGAAAATGTTTCAGGAAAACTAATGGAAGTGGACGGTGTTTTTTATAAATAA